Proteins encoded together in one Cicer arietinum cultivar CDC Frontier isolate Library 1 chromosome 4, Cicar.CDCFrontier_v2.0, whole genome shotgun sequence window:
- the LOC101500541 gene encoding long chain base biosynthesis protein 1-like, translating to MMASTVLNFVNTTIDWVTYALDAPSTRAVVFGFNIGGHLFIEVFLLVVILFLLSQKSYKPPKRPLTNKEIDELCDEWVPQPLIPSLDKELQYEPAVLESAAGPHTIINGKEVVNFASANYLGLINHQKLLDSCSSALEKYGVGSCGPRGFYGTIDVHLDCEARIAKFLGTPDSILYSYGLSTMFSAIPAFSKKGDIIVADEGVHWGIQNGLYLSRSTVVYFKHNDMDSLRETLENITFKYKGTKNLRRYIVVEAIYQNSGQIAPLNEIIKLKEKYRFRILLDESNSFGVLGSYGRGLTEHYGVPVEKLDLITASMGHALATEGGFCTGSARVIDHQRLSSSGYVFSASLPPYLASAAITAIDVLEENSNLLTKLKNNIAVLWKGLLKIPGFTIASHPESPIVYLRLKKSTGSLKDDLHLLENIAERVLKEDSVYVVASRRSTLDKCRLPVGIRLFVSAGHSESDLHKASESLERIAASVLDGHN from the exons ATGATGGCTTCAACTGTTCTCAATTTCGTGAACACTACGATTGATTGGGTGACTTATGCTTTAGATGCTCCTTCTACACGAGCTGTAGTTTTTGGATTCAATATCGGTG GACATTTATTTATCGAGGTTTTTCTCTTGGTGGTTATACTTTTCTTGCTTTCTCAGAAAAGTTACAAGCCTCCTAAAAGGCCCTTGACAAACAAG GAAATTGATGAGCTATGTGATGAATGGGTTCCACAACCCCTTATTCCTTCTCTTGATAAAGAGCTGCAGTATGAACCAGCAGTGCTGGAAAG TGCTGCTGGGCCGCATACCATAATTAATGGTAAAGAAGTTGTCAATTTTGCTTCAGCAAACTATCTTGGGTTAATAAATCATCAAAAATTACTT GACTCATGCTCGTCTGCTTTAGAGAAATATGGTGTTGGTTCTTGTGGTCCCCGTGGGTTTTATGGAACAATTG ATGTCCATCTTGACTGTGAAGCGAGAATAGCAAAATTTTTAGGAACACCTGATTCAATTCTATACTCTTATGGACTTTCCACCATGTTCAGTGCTATTCCTGCTTTCTCTAAAAAAGGAGATATAATTGTGGC GGATGAGGGAGTCCACTGGGGAATTCAGAATGGCCTATATCTTTCTAGAAGTACAGTGGTGTATTTTAAGCACAATGACATGGATTCTTTAAGAGAAACTTTAGAGAACATTACTTTCAAATATAAGGGGACCAAGAATTTGAGGCGTTATATTGTTGTTGAAGCTATTTACCAG AATTCTGGCCAAATAGCACCCTTAAATGAGATCATTAAACTGAAGGAAAAGTATCGTTTTCGTATTTTACTGGATGAGAGCAATTCATTTGGTGTGCTTGGAAGTTATGGAAGAGGTCTCACTGAACACTATGGAGTTCCA GTTGAGAAGTTAGATCTTATAACTGCTTCTATGGGACATGCATTGGCCACCGAAGGAGGATTCTGCACCGGAAGTGCAAGAGTTATAGATCACCAA CGTTTGAGTAGCTCTGGCTACGTCTTTTCTGCTTCTTTGCCTCCATATCTTGCAAGTGCTGCAATTACAGCTATTGATGTCCTTGAGGAAAATTCCAATCTGTTAACTAAGTTGAAGAACAACATTGCTGTGTTATGGAAAG GGCTGTTGAAAATACCAGGCTTCACAATTGCAAGTCATCCAGAGTCACCAATTGTTTATTTGAGATTAAAGAAGTCAACGGGTTCTTTGAAAGATGACCTACATCTGCTTGAAAATATTGCCGAGCGC GTTTTGAAAGAAGATTCTGTATATGTGGTGGCTTCCAGAAGATCAACATTGGACAAGTGTCGATTGCCTGTAGGAATTAGATTGTTTGTTTCTGCAGGGCATTCAGAGTCTGATCTTCACAAGGCATCTGAATCATTGGAAAGGATTGCGGCGTCAGTCCTTGATGGTCATAATTGA